A single Candidatus Beckwithbacteria bacterium DNA region contains:
- a CDS encoding HD domain-containing protein, which produces MLYLDPLYGRLEFSDKQLALFQTPALTRIRDVSLSAVPPLATASGMIGSRFEHSVGVAHLASLLATKSDFQVQATNLFVACLFHDIGSPPFSHISEILLEKISGQDHEAFAATFFENSETATAIKNFGADLDMVLKLITGKAKPWSDLVNGSIDLDNIDNSLRWGSAIGLFSPQFYEPEELIQAFSLSGNELQLKLEHESQIQKWELCRRLVYDVVYDDLNLTPEVMLKRALQFAYEAGELDQAFFMLTDSQALYVLEHRCNSKTQNLIKDMRAWRFFTPVTLIEETDTTASDTFKDLCLDWEESQKIADIIAHSLDLPREAVAVYAGKDKGFKQIHLPFIGKGDIVQRHQPIQELKWRFKVYVDKKYHSKNEAITELTQALVQNP; this is translated from the coding sequence ATGCTATATTTAGATCCTCTTTACGGCCGTCTAGAATTTTCAGATAAGCAGTTAGCTTTATTTCAAACCCCAGCTCTGACTCGGATTAGAGATGTTTCTCTATCAGCTGTGCCACCTTTGGCTACTGCCTCAGGCATGATCGGCTCTCGTTTTGAGCATTCTGTGGGAGTGGCTCATCTGGCTTCACTATTAGCAACAAAGTCTGATTTTCAAGTCCAGGCAACTAACCTATTTGTAGCCTGCTTATTTCACGATATCGGTAGCCCACCTTTTTCTCATATTTCTGAGATTTTGCTTGAGAAAATCAGTGGTCAAGATCATGAAGCATTTGCAGCGACTTTTTTTGAAAATAGCGAGACTGCTACAGCCATTAAAAACTTTGGAGCTGACCTAGATATGGTTTTAAAATTAATAACAGGTAAAGCTAAACCTTGGTCAGATTTGGTCAATGGTAGCATTGATTTGGATAACATTGATAATTCGCTGCGTTGGGGTTCAGCCATTGGGCTTTTTAGTCCCCAATTTTATGAGCCCGAAGAGCTGATCCAAGCTTTTTCTTTAAGCGGCAATGAGTTGCAGCTTAAACTAGAACACGAATCCCAAATTCAAAAATGGGAACTGTGCCGTCGTTTGGTTTATGATGTGGTTTATGATGATCTTAATTTAACCCCAGAAGTTATGCTCAAACGGGCGTTACAGTTTGCTTATGAGGCCGGTGAGCTTGATCAAGCTTTTTTTATGCTGACTGATTCTCAAGCCCTGTATGTGCTTGAACACCGCTGTAATTCTAAAACTCAGAACTTGATCAAAGATATGCGAGCCTGGCGTTTTTTCACACCAGTCACTCTAATTGAAGAAACAGATACCACTGCCTCAGATACGTTCAAAGATTTATGCCTTGATTGGGAAGAGAGTCAAAAAATTGCTGATATTATCGCTCACAGCCTTGATTTGCCTCGGGAAGCAGTAGCGGTTTATGCTGGCAAAGACAAAGGTTTTAAGCAGATTCACTTACCATTTATAGGTAAAGGTGATATAGTTCAAAGGCATCAACCCATTCAGGAGCTTAAGTGGCGTTTCAAGGTTTATGTTGATAAAAAGTACCATAGCAAAAATGAAGCTATCACTGAACTCACTCAAGCCTTGGTTCAAAATCCCTAG
- the lon gene encoding endopeptidase La, which translates to MGLLDKPSNDQKPKQAQDLVLPMVPLRDVVMFPHLEIVLSFGRAGSIKAVEQAFKTNKLIFFASQKNAGINEPKFDDLYKMGTICRIERLLKTGEEVNALVKGLDRAELLSANLQGDFGIAKIKPIKEIETKNSQAEALAKLISSNLKKLVNMGKPIDFLVFMKLMSGVSHGELADQVASVLEIPTSQKQEILEMITVMPRLKKVSELITKESKVLEIEHSIASKTQKKFDKSMREAVLRERMKTIQKELGEASIDEDVDPDIKEFKQKVAKLKMPQEVKEKVIKEIDRLSKMHSYNPEASYIRTYLEWMTDLPWGKFSQNGKDNKKAEKVLDQDHYGLEEVKERILEYLAVMALKKQQAQYFPKNAQGIKNTTILCFVGPPGVGKTSIGKSIAKALGRKFIKVSIGGIRDEAEVRGHRRTYVGAMPGRIVQGIKDAGVMNPVFMLDEIDKIGADFRGDPSSALLEALDPEQNTGFSDHYLEVPFDLSKVLFITTANVLDTIPPALRDRLEIIRFSGYTDDEKHQIAKRYLFEKTLYGSGLLKKQVSLAPTAIDRIIRGYTKEAGVRNLERALNKIMRKISREILSGKKKQLTISTSNLHKYLGPQMFSDTIAENKDEVGISTGMAWTQVGGDIMFIEVATMPGKGRILITGQLGSVMKESCRAALSYLRSHWKDMGLKADLGAKYDFHVHVPEGAVPKDGPSAGVAIVTALYSAVSGKKVRKDVAMTGEITLRGKVLEIGGVKEKLLAAHRAGIKTVIIPKNNKKDLEKLPDKVKKDLEIKFSNRIADVLKVAIVN; encoded by the coding sequence ATGGGCTTACTGGATAAACCAAGCAATGATCAAAAACCAAAACAGGCTCAAGACCTGGTTTTACCTATGGTTCCTCTTCGGGACGTGGTTATGTTTCCTCATTTAGAAATTGTCCTTTCCTTTGGTCGGGCCGGCTCTATCAAAGCCGTTGAACAGGCTTTTAAAACTAATAAGTTGATTTTCTTTGCTAGCCAAAAAAATGCCGGCATCAATGAACCGAAATTTGATGATCTTTACAAAATGGGAACAATCTGCCGGATTGAACGGCTTCTAAAAACTGGTGAAGAAGTCAATGCTTTGGTTAAAGGTTTGGATCGGGCTGAACTGTTAAGCGCCAATTTGCAAGGTGATTTTGGCATTGCCAAAATTAAACCTATCAAAGAAATTGAGACCAAAAATAGTCAGGCTGAGGCTTTAGCCAAACTTATTTCCAGCAATTTGAAAAAGCTGGTTAATATGGGTAAGCCGATTGATTTTCTAGTTTTTATGAAACTAATGTCTGGCGTTTCTCATGGTGAGCTGGCTGACCAAGTTGCTTCAGTTTTGGAAATTCCTACTAGCCAAAAACAAGAAATTTTAGAAATGATCACGGTGATGCCTCGGCTCAAAAAAGTCAGTGAATTAATCACCAAGGAAAGTAAGGTTTTGGAAATTGAACATTCAATTGCTAGCAAAACTCAAAAGAAGTTTGATAAATCTATGCGCGAGGCGGTTTTGCGCGAACGGATGAAAACCATTCAAAAAGAGCTTGGTGAAGCTAGTATTGATGAAGACGTGGATCCGGATATTAAAGAATTTAAGCAAAAAGTCGCTAAACTAAAAATGCCCCAAGAAGTCAAGGAAAAAGTCATTAAAGAGATTGACCGTTTGTCAAAAATGCACTCATATAATCCGGAAGCCAGCTATATTCGGACTTATTTGGAATGGATGACTGATTTGCCTTGGGGGAAATTTTCCCAAAATGGTAAAGACAATAAAAAAGCTGAAAAAGTTTTAGATCAGGATCATTACGGATTAGAGGAAGTTAAAGAACGGATTTTAGAGTATTTGGCAGTTATGGCTTTGAAAAAACAGCAAGCTCAATATTTTCCCAAAAACGCTCAAGGTATTAAAAACACCACTATTCTTTGTTTTGTTGGCCCTCCCGGGGTTGGTAAAACTTCCATTGGTAAATCAATCGCCAAAGCCTTAGGTCGTAAATTTATTAAAGTTTCCATTGGTGGTATTCGTGATGAAGCTGAAGTGCGCGGTCACCGCCGAACCTATGTTGGCGCTATGCCTGGCCGCATTGTTCAAGGTATTAAAGATGCAGGTGTAATGAATCCGGTTTTCATGCTGGATGAAATTGACAAAATTGGAGCTGATTTTCGGGGCGATCCTTCTTCAGCTTTATTAGAAGCTTTGGATCCTGAACAAAATACTGGCTTTTCTGATCACTATTTAGAAGTGCCATTTGATCTATCCAAGGTTTTATTTATAACTACAGCTAATGTGTTGGATACGATCCCACCCGCTTTACGTGACCGCTTAGAAATTATCCGCTTTTCTGGCTACACTGATGATGAAAAACACCAAATCGCCAAACGCTATTTGTTTGAAAAAACCCTCTATGGCTCTGGGCTTTTGAAAAAACAAGTCAGCCTTGCTCCTACTGCGATTGATCGAATTATCAGAGGTTATACTAAAGAAGCTGGAGTCCGTAATCTCGAACGGGCGCTTAATAAAATCATGCGCAAAATTTCCCGTGAGATTTTATCTGGCAAGAAAAAACAGCTTACTATTTCCACTAGCAATCTTCATAAATATTTGGGTCCACAAATGTTTTCGGATACGATTGCTGAAAATAAGGACGAGGTCGGTATTTCTACTGGTATGGCTTGGACTCAAGTTGGCGGCGATATTATGTTTATTGAAGTCGCTACTATGCCTGGCAAGGGCCGAATTTTGATTACTGGACAACTGGGCAGTGTCATGAAAGAGTCCTGTAGAGCTGCGCTTTCTTATCTACGTAGTCATTGGAAAGATATGGGCCTTAAAGCTGATTTGGGTGCCAAGTATGATTTCCATGTCCATGTCCCCGAAGGTGCAGTCCCTAAAGATGGGCCTTCAGCAGGGGTAGCTATAGTGACTGCTCTTTATTCAGCTGTGTCTGGTAAGAAAGTCCGTAAAGATGTAGCCATGACTGGCGAAATTACGCTGCGTGGTAAAGTTTTAGAAATTGGCGGTGTTAAAGAAAAACTTTTAGCTGCTCACCGCGCCGGTATTAAAACCGTTATCATTCCTAAAAATAATAAAAAGGATTTGGAGAAATTGCCAGACAAAGTCAAAAAAGATTTGGAAATTAAATTTAGTAACCGAATTGCCGATGTTTTAAAAGTGGCAATTGTAAATTAA
- a CDS encoding GNAT family N-acetyltransferase yields MFTETLTGQNKSAFQNRFLELHERMRTEMGSSMTNEQVREGSQTLFESNKYVFFLLKNEQGDIVGFSIGLPFTRTEMDHTDPHARSNTFQIALIFVVPEERRHGGAKALNQQIIDYALQQQYFQVITSVSLQNQPARALLEKTGFVLDGKEATLVLKGLN; encoded by the coding sequence ATGTTTACTGAAACTCTGACTGGTCAAAATAAATCTGCCTTTCAAAACAGATTTTTAGAACTCCATGAAAGAATGCGTACAGAAATGGGCAGTTCAATGACAAATGAACAAGTAAGAGAAGGAAGTCAAACACTGTTTGAATCAAACAAATATGTATTTTTTTTATTAAAAAATGAACAAGGAGATATAGTGGGATTTAGCATTGGACTTCCTTTTACAAGAACAGAGATGGACCATACTGACCCACATGCTAGAAGTAATACTTTCCAAATCGCATTAATTTTTGTTGTTCCAGAAGAGCGAAGGCATGGAGGAGCTAAAGCATTAAATCAACAAATTATTGATTATGCACTACAGCAACAATATTTTCAGGTAATCACATCTGTTTCATTGCAGAATCAACCAGCAAGAGCTTTGCTGGAAAAAACTGGTTTTGTACTTGATGGAAAAGAAGCAACTTTAGTTTTAAAAGGGCTTAATTAA
- a CDS encoding AI-2E family transporter — protein sequence MDKIEISHRTIIFTVFFLIGLWVVYQIRGVLLLFFIAFVLATALNSLVRNLEKIRIPRLIGIVITFLLVIGFIALIVSGLVPVVADQTNVLTKVISKELPNLTLIDVSEKEITSQIESLTRNAGNVFNFFLGAFSNIIDIFLLITITFYIMIERNKLGKYLRILFGDSHGEKQAEELITNIEHRLGGWVRGEIALMIIVGLLTYIGLTLLGIPYALPLALLAGLLELVPNIGPVISAVPSVLLALSYSFPLALGTIVLYIVVQQLENNLIVPIVMKESIGLPPLITLMCLMIGGSLGGVVGAVLAIPAFITLQVVIAYLYKQNRKRPFGL from the coding sequence ATGGATAAAATTGAAATTTCACATCGAACCATTATTTTTACAGTTTTTTTCCTGATTGGTTTATGGGTGGTATACCAAATCAGAGGAGTTTTACTACTGTTTTTTATTGCTTTTGTATTGGCAACTGCTCTCAATTCTTTAGTTAGGAATTTGGAAAAAATTAGAATTCCCAGACTAATTGGTATTGTCATTACTTTTTTACTAGTTATTGGTTTTATTGCTCTTATTGTGTCTGGATTAGTACCAGTGGTTGCTGATCAGACCAATGTCTTGACTAAAGTTATTTCTAAAGAACTTCCTAATCTGACTTTAATTGATGTTTCAGAAAAGGAAATTACCTCCCAAATAGAATCTCTAACTCGTAATGCTGGCAATGTGTTTAACTTTTTCTTAGGGGCTTTTTCTAATATTATTGATATTTTCTTGTTGATTACTATTACGTTTTACATAATGATTGAGCGCAATAAATTGGGAAAATACCTTCGAATTCTCTTTGGTGATAGTCATGGTGAAAAGCAGGCTGAGGAGCTTATTACTAATATTGAGCATCGTTTGGGTGGTTGGGTAAGAGGAGAGATAGCTTTAATGATTATTGTGGGACTTTTAACTTATATTGGTTTAACTTTATTGGGAATTCCATATGCTTTGCCATTGGCTTTGCTGGCAGGACTTTTGGAGCTTGTACCCAATATTGGTCCGGTTATCTCGGCGGTTCCTTCGGTTTTGTTGGCACTATCATATTCATTTCCCTTGGCTTTAGGAACAATTGTTCTTTATATCGTGGTCCAACAACTGGAAAACAATTTGATCGTCCCAATCGTTATGAAAGAATCAATTGGTCTACCGCCGCTGATTACTTTAATGTGCCTGATGATTGGGGGATCTTTAGGAGGAGTAGTAGGAGCAGTTTTGGCAATCCCAGCTTTTATTACGCTGCAAGTAGTGATTGCTTATCTCTATAAACAAAACCGCAAGCGACCGTTTGGGTTGTAA
- the miaA gene encoding tRNA (adenosine(37)-N6)-dimethylallyltransferase MiaA: MRKILHKHKKVLIISGPTAVGKSKLAFDLAKKYNGELISADSRQVYQGMDIVTGKDLPTDSRQKIGGLDLARPDQEFDVSHFVTFAQKTIANILEREKLPIIVGGTGFYLKNLLDPAQTIGVPINRKLRKKLDQLSVDKLQKRLQKSNKNKWQQMNNSDRNNPRRLIRAIEISNSKVQDYNSKLVTNSKLPNYDLLWIGLKTNKEKLEQNIKKRVKERIKQGAEDEVKKLLKQGYSWDLPSMSAIGYRDFRPYIEGKQNLEETIRLWTLHELQYAKRQMTFFTYQKFFDKKQLGGQAKIKEIKWFDVTQKDWLDQIEQEMRKWLNNSCKQ; the protein is encoded by the coding sequence ATGCGTAAAATATTACATAAACATAAAAAAGTCTTGATTATTTCCGGGCCAACCGCTGTTGGTAAAAGCAAATTAGCTTTTGATTTAGCCAAGAAGTATAACGGCGAACTCATCAGCGCTGACTCGCGGCAAGTCTATCAGGGAATGGATATTGTGACAGGGAAAGATTTGCCTACTGATTCTAGGCAAAAAATTGGGGGTTTAGATTTAGCTAGGCCTGATCAGGAATTTGATGTTTCTCATTTTGTGACTTTTGCTCAAAAAACTATTGCCAATATTTTGGAAAGAGAAAAATTACCTATTATTGTTGGTGGGACTGGTTTTTATCTGAAAAATTTACTAGACCCAGCGCAAACTATTGGAGTCCCAATAAACAGAAAATTGCGAAAAAAGTTAGATCAACTTTCGGTTGATAAACTTCAAAAACGACTTCAAAAATCGAATAAAAATAAATGGCAACAAATGAATAATTCGGATCGAAATAATCCTAGAAGATTGATTCGGGCTATAGAAATTTCAAATTCCAAAGTTCAAGATTATAATTCGAAATTAGTTACAAATTCCAAATTGCCAAACTACGATTTATTGTGGATTGGATTAAAAACTAATAAAGAAAAATTAGAGCAAAATATCAAAAAACGGGTTAAAGAAAGAATAAAACAGGGAGCTGAAGATGAGGTTAAAAAACTATTGAAACAAGGCTATAGCTGGGATTTACCAAGCATGTCAGCTATAGGCTATCGGGATTTTAGACCATACATTGAAGGTAAACAAAATCTTGAAGAAACTATTAGATTGTGGACTTTACATGAGTTGCAATATGCTAAGCGGCAGATGACATTTTTTACCTACCAAAAGTTTTTTGACAAAAAACAATTAGGCGGGCAAGCTAAAATTAAAGAGATTAAATGGTTTGATGTAACACAAAAAGACTGGCTTGACCAGATAGAGCAAGAAATGAGAAAATGGTTAAATAATAGCTGTAAGCAATAA